A stretch of the Planktothricoides raciborskii GIHE-MW2 genome encodes the following:
- the aroQ gene encoding type II 3-dehydroquinate dehydratase: MAQESDGQTGLSLLVLHGPNLNLLGKREPGVYGLASLDDINKLLEAEAQRLQVKVSPLQSNHEGVLVDAIHAAVGQHQGILINPGAYTHTSVAIRDAIAGVAIPTVEVHLSNVYRREEFRHHSYIAPVAIGQISGFGPESYRLGLLALVHYLRSTQVFCSMSV; this comes from the coding sequence ATGGCTCAAGAAAGCGATGGTCAAACCGGGCTGAGTCTTTTGGTGCTGCATGGGCCGAACCTAAACCTTTTAGGGAAACGAGAACCGGGCGTTTATGGCTTGGCTAGTCTCGATGACATTAATAAATTACTCGAAGCCGAAGCGCAACGGTTGCAAGTGAAGGTTTCCCCCTTACAGTCCAACCATGAAGGGGTTTTGGTTGATGCTATTCATGCCGCCGTAGGTCAACACCAAGGGATTTTAATTAATCCTGGGGCTTACACTCATACCAGTGTAGCCATTCGTGATGCGATCGCTGGTGTAGCCATTCCCACGGTAGAAGTTCATTTGAGTAACGTTTACCGTCGGGAAGAGTTTCGACATCATTCATATATCGCCCCAGTGGCGATCGGTCAAATCAGCGGGTTTGGCCCAGAGAGTTATCGTCTGGGTTTGTTGGCATTAGTGCATTATCTTCGATCAACCCAGGTTTTTTGCTCAATGTCGGTGTAA
- a CDS encoding competence/damage-inducible protein A — MSAEIICIGTELLLGDILNSNAQFLAQQLAELGIGHYYQTVVGDNPERIKRVLKIACDRSQILIFTGGLGPTPDDLTHETLADFFGVEMVEKPEIIVDITAKFAARGRIMVLSNRKQALIPQGAEILTNLTGTAPGIIWQPRPNLTILTFPGVPSEMQQMWRDVAVPYLKRQGWGEKILYSRTLRFWGIGESTLAEKVRPFFDLTNPTVAPYASKGQVTLRISSLAASATAAQESIAPVEAQIKAIAGLDYFGADDDSLASVVGQLLKQNGQTLAVAESCTGGGLGQMLTAVPGSSDYFLGGVISYHNSVKTSLLQVDPEDLETLGAVSDKVAQQMAQGVRTSLGATWGLSITGIAGPGGGTDTKPVGLVYIGLAGPDGAIESFAQKFNPRQPRDFIRHLSICTALDLLRRKMLSVA; from the coding sequence ATGAGTGCAGAAATTATTTGTATTGGCACCGAATTACTGTTAGGGGATATTCTCAACAGCAATGCTCAGTTTTTAGCCCAGCAACTCGCAGAACTCGGCATTGGTCATTACTATCAAACGGTGGTGGGGGATAACCCAGAACGGATTAAGCGGGTTTTAAAGATTGCCTGCGATCGCTCCCAAATTTTGATTTTCACTGGGGGACTTGGCCCAACTCCCGATGATTTGACCCATGAAACCCTGGCAGACTTTTTTGGGGTGGAGATGGTAGAAAAACCCGAAATTATTGTGGATATTACCGCAAAATTTGCCGCACGGGGAAGAATTATGGTGCTTAGTAACCGCAAACAAGCCTTAATTCCCCAAGGGGCAGAGATTTTAACTAATCTTACGGGCACTGCCCCTGGGATTATTTGGCAACCTCGCCCAAATCTGACTATTCTCACTTTTCCGGGAGTCCCCAGCGAAATGCAGCAAATGTGGCGTGATGTGGCAGTACCCTATTTGAAACGTCAAGGCTGGGGTGAAAAAATTCTCTACAGCCGAACTCTGCGATTTTGGGGCATTGGCGAATCGACTTTAGCGGAGAAAGTTCGACCTTTCTTTGATTTGACCAATCCCACGGTGGCCCCTTATGCCAGTAAAGGTCAGGTGACATTACGCATTTCCAGTTTGGCCGCATCCGCTACTGCTGCCCAGGAGTCGATCGCCCCCGTGGAAGCCCAAATTAAAGCGATCGCCGGTTTAGACTATTTCGGCGCTGATGATGACTCCCTCGCTTCCGTGGTCGGTCAACTGCTGAAACAAAATGGCCAAACCTTAGCCGTCGCCGAATCTTGTACCGGCGGTGGTTTAGGTCAAATGCTCACCGCAGTTCCGGGCAGTTCTGATTATTTTCTCGGTGGCGTCATTTCTTATCACAATTCCGTCAAAACGTCTCTGTTACAAGTCGATCCTGAAGATTTAGAAACTTTGGGCGCCGTCAGCGACAAAGTTGCTCAACAAATGGCCCAAGGAGTTCGGACATCTTTGGGCGCTACTTGGGGCCTCAGCATTACCGGCATTGCCGGCCCTGGGGGTGGCACGGATACTAAGCCCGTGGGTCTGGTTTATATCGGTCTGGCAGGACCCGATGGCGCGATCGAAAGTTTTGCCCAGAAGTTTAACCCCCGACAACCACGGGATTTTATTCGTCATTTGAGTATATGTACTGCCCTAGACTTGCTGAGAAGAAAAATGTTAAGCGTTGCTTAA
- a CDS encoding SemiSWEET transporter, whose protein sequence is MTLTSLIGFMAATLTTVSFLPQVIQVWKTKSTKDISLGMFSIFSSGVFLWLVYGILIEDWAVFMANSITLILASIILTFKLKYK, encoded by the coding sequence ATGACTTTAACTTCCTTGATTGGATTTATGGCGGCCACTTTAACCACAGTTTCATTTTTGCCTCAAGTGATTCAAGTTTGGAAAACAAAATCCACGAAAGATATTTCTTTGGGGATGTTTTCCATTTTTTCTTCTGGGGTTTTTCTCTGGTTAGTCTATGGAATCTTGATCGAAGATTGGGCTGTGTTTATGGCCAACTCGATCACCTTAATTTTAGCTTCAATTATTTTAACTTTTAAACTAAAATATAAATAG
- a CDS encoding radical SAM protein yields MTDSVFDAERLLFTPAIPDNHAIPLVYGFPNEYSIGITSLGYQIVWATFARRPDIQVSRLFTDACETLPVNPELLGFSVSWELDYVNILNLLESLEIPIRADQRQEGHPLVFGGGPVLTANPEPFADFFDVILLGDGENLLDQFIDAYQQVRKQSRKIQLRHLAQVPGVYVPSLYEVNYLSADGAIAEIKPIDAAIPATIAKQTYRGNTLSVSAVVTERSAWPDIFMVEVVRSCPEMCRFCLASYLTLPFRTANLEQSLIPAIERGLQFTNRIGLLGASVTQHPEFNSLLAYLRQPKFDLVRLSIASVRTNTVTEDLAKILASRGTRSLTIAVESGSERLRQIINKKLEQPEIIQAAVNAKAGGLAGLKLYGMVGIPGEEPEDLEETIAMMKALKKAAPGLRLTFGCSTFVPKSHTPFQWFGVNRQGEKRLNKFKKEFGRIGIDYRPESYNWSVIQTLISRGDRRLSALLELVRHYGDSLGSYRRAFKELRGQLPELDFYVYEDWSTEAILPWHHIQGPLPLSTLKKHLADAQAYMN; encoded by the coding sequence ATGACAGATTCCGTATTTGATGCCGAACGTCTCTTGTTTACTCCCGCTATCCCCGATAATCATGCCATTCCTTTGGTGTATGGGTTTCCCAATGAATATAGTATCGGGATTACCAGCCTGGGTTATCAAATTGTTTGGGCAACTTTTGCCCGTCGCCCAGATATCCAAGTGAGCCGATTGTTTACCGACGCCTGCGAAACCCTCCCTGTAAACCCCGAACTATTAGGATTTTCTGTATCTTGGGAATTAGATTATGTCAATATTTTGAATCTCCTAGAATCTTTAGAGATACCGATTCGCGCTGACCAGCGCCAAGAGGGTCATCCTTTGGTGTTTGGGGGTGGGCCTGTGTTGACTGCCAACCCGGAACCATTTGCGGATTTTTTTGATGTGATTTTGCTGGGGGATGGAGAAAATCTCCTGGATCAATTTATTGATGCTTATCAACAAGTAAGAAAGCAATCGCGAAAAATTCAGTTGCGTCATTTGGCCCAAGTTCCAGGGGTTTATGTTCCCAGTTTGTATGAAGTAAATTATCTCAGTGCCGATGGCGCGATCGCGGAGATCAAACCCATTGATGCAGCCATTCCGGCAACAATTGCTAAACAAACTTATCGGGGAAATACCTTATCTGTTTCTGCGGTGGTAACGGAGCGATCTGCTTGGCCGGATATTTTTATGGTGGAAGTAGTGCGAAGTTGTCCAGAAATGTGCAGATTTTGTTTAGCCAGCTATCTGACCTTACCTTTTAGAACGGCAAATTTAGAACAATCTTTGATTCCAGCCATTGAGCGTGGTTTGCAATTCACCAACCGAATTGGATTACTTGGGGCTTCTGTCACCCAGCATCCTGAATTTAACAGTTTATTGGCGTATTTAAGGCAGCCAAAATTTGATCTGGTGCGCTTAAGTATTGCCTCAGTTAGAACGAATACTGTCACCGAAGATTTAGCCAAAATTCTGGCTAGTCGGGGGACGCGATCGCTCACCATTGCCGTAGAAAGTGGGTCAGAACGGCTGCGTCAAATTATTAATAAAAAATTGGAACAGCCGGAAATTATCCAAGCAGCGGTGAATGCGAAAGCCGGTGGATTAGCGGGTTTAAAACTTTACGGTATGGTGGGAATTCCGGGGGAAGAACCAGAAGATTTAGAAGAGACAATCGCCATGATGAAAGCTTTAAAAAAAGCCGCACCCGGTTTACGTTTAACCTTTGGATGTAGTACCTTTGTGCCGAAATCTCATACCCCATTTCAGTGGTTTGGGGTCAACCGTCAAGGGGAAAAGCGGTTAAACAAATTTAAAAAAGAATTCGGACGCATTGGCATAGATTATCGGCCAGAAAGTTATAATTGGTCTGTGATTCAAACCTTAATTTCCAGAGGAGATCGCCGTCTTTCAGCCTTACTAGAATTAGTTCGCCACTACGGGGACTCTCTAGGCAGTTATCGCCGAGCCTTTAAAGAACTGCGCGGACAACTCCCAGAATTAGATTTTTATGTCTATGAAGATTGGTCAACCGAAGCCATTTTACCTTGGCATCATATTCAAGGGCCATTACCCTTGTCCACCTTAAAAAAACACTTAGCCGACGCTCAAGCTTATATGAATTAG
- a CDS encoding CPXCG motif-containing cysteine-rich protein codes for MENTAEYYCAYCGETNLTFVDISAGFYQSYVEDCQVCCQPNVLYIQIHEETLDIEISSDPES; via the coding sequence ATGGAAAATACCGCAGAATATTATTGTGCTTATTGTGGAGAGACTAATCTAACTTTTGTCGATATTAGTGCGGGGTTTTATCAGTCTTATGTAGAAGATTGCCAAGTCTGTTGTCAACCAAATGTATTATATATTCAAATTCATGAAGAAACCCTAGATATTGAAATCAGCAGTGACCCTGAAAGTTGA
- a CDS encoding SRPBCC family protein encodes MPKFSYSSLINAPVETVWKFHEQPDILQKLTPPWQPVKIVRREGGLDVGAISEFLIFIGPIPVRWIARHTACEKNRLFIDEQASGPMENWTHRHEFVPENGQTRLTDSIDFSVPGGWLVNILLGGFICDRLQDMFRYRHQVTKKECESGVGHAES; translated from the coding sequence ATGCCAAAATTTTCCTATAGTTCTCTAATTAATGCCCCCGTAGAAACCGTCTGGAAGTTTCACGAACAACCAGATATTTTGCAAAAACTCACTCCTCCGTGGCAACCTGTTAAAATTGTGCGTCGAGAGGGAGGTTTAGATGTGGGGGCAATTTCTGAATTTTTAATTTTTATTGGACCGATTCCCGTGCGTTGGATTGCCCGTCATACTGCTTGTGAAAAAAATCGCTTATTTATTGATGAACAAGCCTCTGGGCCAATGGAAAATTGGACTCATCGCCATGAATTTGTGCCTGAGAATGGTCAAACCAGACTGACGGATTCGATTGATTTTTCTGTACCGGGGGGTTGGTTGGTCAATATTCTTTTAGGGGGGTTTATTTGCGATCGCTTACAAGATATGTTTCGCTATCGCCATCAGGTGACAAAAAAAGAATGTGAATCTGGAGTTGGTCATGCTGAATCTTAA